AGttgattagaaaaaaataaaagatgctTCGAGGAATACTCTCCTCAATCCTTTTCGCTTGGTGAGGACcctcctttatataggagaaaatAAATTCTCCTCGAAAGGTAAAtactaatttaatttttattttttaatttatttttattttactttcacacacaaatataaaaataaaatataaattatttacttcctaaaagtCATATCACTCGttaagaaataaattaattaataatttaattgattgataaaATTTCTAACTTGTTTTCATGATTAAGAAAATCAatcttaatcatttccttaatcaTACTATACaaacaataaaattaataatttaaataatataatatattatttatagtaattaactTACGTTAAGAGAGAAAATGATTGATGATTACACTTGTCAACATAGGAAAGCCAAAGAACGCCCAATTCTACAAAAGGCTTTGCAGGATGATAGTATATGAGTTGCAACTACAGATTCTTCTGGACATAGGATGCCAGCAGTAGGTTGTAACCCTCAGAAGGTTTTTGAAACAGGTGATTCATTTTTAGCTGGAAATTTGTCATTTACAAGGGCAAGAACTTCTTTAGAAGGATCTGCTCCTGTAAGCCACATGTTACAATGCACGATATATTGTGTGTGATAGGATATTATTTCAAGATAGTCTCCATGACTAgtttattttttgttatatttgggtatcttgattatttttctttaattagGCATCACTAATGTTCAATGATGCATCTAGAATCTGATCTAGCCATTTATCTACATTTTGATTGGAAAAATCCTTTTTCCTGactagtttaattttttttttatatttgattatcttgattattattttttaattaagcaTCATTAATGTTCAATGCTGTATCTGATCTGATCTAGCCATTCACCTACTTTTTGATTGGACAAATCTTTTTTCCTGACTAATTTGTTTTTTTGTTATATTTGGTTATCTTGTTTATTTTACTTTAATTAAGCATCATTAATGTTCAATGCTGTATCTGATCTGATCTAGCCATTCATCTACTTTTTGATTGGATAAATCTTTTTTCCTGACTAGTTTGTTTTTTGTTATATTTGGTtatcttgattatttttctttaattaaGCATCATTAATGTTCAATGCTGTATCTAATCTGATCTAGCCATTCACTTACTTTTTGATTGGACAAATCATTTTTTTCTGACTagtttgttttttttgttatatttgattatcttgattatttttctttaattagGCATCATTAATATTCAATGCTGTATCTAAGATCTGATCTAGCCATTCACCTACTTTTTGATTGGGCAAATATTTTTCCTTTCAGGTCTACAATTCGATGAAATGTGAATTGGACTGTACACATTTTCCGACGATGCAAGAACAATAACAAGAATGATTAACAAACAATGATGATGTGGTGAACCAAACCTCGACTCCTCGGTATCAGTTATCCATGTCCAACAAATCACAACAGTCTGCAGGTCGAAGAGAACAAGGAAATCAACTCCAACATTTCTACTTCCGATTCGAGGGCAAAATGTAATCGAGAACTCATCGGAAACCCAAAACGGATTTGCATACCGAGCTCCCTTTAGGAGGTTGGGTGTCGCCGGCATCGGAATCTTGGGCCCACACGAGCTTCAATCGGCATCTTCTCCTCCTCTGTAAGgggaaggagagggagaggaacGAGATGGAGGGAGGAGCGGCGGAGGAGAAGAaaggggagggagaggagggcACGCGTCGGGTGAGCTCAAGGGCGCTTAGCTTCTCGATTCTGCATTGGCTCACGCGGCTGTAGTGACGCGCACTCATCCATGGTTCACCTAACTCTCTGCTGGCCCAAGCCAAGTTGGGCTGGAGAGTTGTGGCAGAGGAGGAGCAcccaaagagagaaagagaggacaaTGGAAAGGGTGGTGGCCATGGCTTTGTGTTCTGCAGAAGGAACGAGGCGAGAGTGATGAAGGGGAGTGTAGAAGTGGGAGGATATTTATAATGGGTTCATTCGAGAGTTGTGTGGAGTTGGGTTGCATGGCCACGAGATTTCCCATCGCCTCTAGTGTCACCGCATGCATACGATTGGTTTGATGGGGAAGCGCAGATGCTTGGGTTTGGTAGGAACGAGACGATTTCGGTTGGGATCCCAACTGCATGCTGCGAAGAACATGTGCAGCGGAACGGGACGGTTGCCGCTGGGAACCCAACTGCTTGCTGCGAAGAACccttctctcctcctccctcccccctACCGCTATCGCTGACGACGTCCCCTCGGTTTCCCCTCCCCCCTCGTCGTCTCCCGTTCAGCTGGAGGCTGCATCCAAGCCCGCTCCCCCCTCCTTCTCCCACTCCCTCCTCACCGCCCCGCGGCCGCAGGCCTCGCCTGACCTCCCCGATGGCTCCCAGTGGCGCTACAGCGAGTTCCTTAATGCCGTCAAGAGGGGCAAGGTCGAGCGCGTCCGGTTCAGCAAGGACGGCGGCGTGCTCCAGCTCACGGCCGTTGACGGTCGCCGGGCCGCCGTCGTCGTCCCCAACGACCCTGACCTAATCGACATCCTGGCGATGAACGGTTTGGAAATCTCCGTCTCGGAGGGGGACGGCGGCAATGGCCTGTTCAATCTCATCGGGAACCTCCTCTTCCCGTTCCTCGCCATCGCCGTCCAGTTCTTCCTATTCCGCTGGGCCCAGAGCGGGCCCTGTGGCGGCCCGGGTGGGCTCGGCGGGCCTATGGACTTCGGACGGTCCAAATCCAAGTTCCAGGGGATCCCCAAGACCGGCGTCACCTTCGCCGATGTCGCCGGGGCCGACCAGGCCAAGCTCGAGCTGCAGGAAGTGGTGGACTTCCTGAAGAACCCGGACAAGTACACGGCTCTGGGGGCGAAGATCCCCAAAGGTTGCCTCTTGGTGGGCCCACCCGGCACCGGCAAAACGCTGCTGGCCCGAGCGGTGGCGGGAGAGGCTGGCGTGCCCTTCTTCTCGTGCGCGGCGTCCGAATTCGTGGAGCTGTTCGTGGGTATGGGGGCGTCGAGGGTCCGGGATTTGTTCGAGAAAGCGAAGGCCAAGGCACCTTGCATTGTGTTCATCGATGAAATTGATGCGGTGGGAAGGCAGAGAGGGGCCGGGCTTGGCGGTGGCAACGATGAGAGGGAGCAGACCATcaatcagctcttgacagagatggaTGGCTTCTCTGGGACAGTGGGGTGATTGTTTTGGCATCGACCAACAGGCCGGACGTGCTTGATTCGGCACTGCTACGGCCTGGAAGCTTCGACCGGCAAGTCACAGTGGATAGGTCTGATGTAGCTGGCAGGGTAAAGATCCTACAGGTAGTTGGTATAATGTCGATACATTGAATCTTTATTATGGGCATTGTTTTAATGGTTTTTGATAATTTTGTACATGTTCTGCAGAATATTAGTTCACAGCTAGATGTGTTTTGATGCTTTGTTAATGATGgtgttcatgattttgataaatttgcACATGTTTTGCAAACTAATTAGTTCTTAGGTGACTAAATTGTTCCCATATCATAAAAGTCGACTCAAATGAGCTTAAAAATGAACATCTCGAGGAAGAAAAAAGtatattttttgatgaaatcTTGCTTGCTTTTGGGATTCCATCATGCATTATTCCTTCATGTGCTGGTTCCTAGCTAATTCGGTCCATGAAATGGGAGGCTGATCTGAAGTAAATATGCAGCAATTGAGACTTTTAAGATTGTAAGTGATCATCATGATGAAGCTTCAGCTACCAGTGCTGCTGATTCTATCTTTATCAAAGTTTTAAATCTTACATGATCGCAAACAGCTAGTGCTAAATGAAGATGTAATTTGTTCTATTTGATTTGTGCTGTTACTATTATTTGGCTGATTCATCCAGGCAGAAATGTCTGTGTTATTTTAAGATATTGATGAATGCTAAGTTCTCTATTAATGCTTCGAACACACTTATTTGAGTTCATTGTTTTACCTTATGACAAATTTCTAATGTAACTATGTTAAAATATGACTAATTATATCTGTGTGTTTGATGTGAAACTTAAGAATACTTGCTTTGATGCTGCCCTCAAACATAGATTTCTTCCGTTTGGACCAAATGATAAATCACTGATGTGAAGGTTTTTACTGCTTAGGGAGGTTTAGACTTGAGAAGTAGTTAGTAATAATAATCAAGCAAAGCATGAAATGAATTAAGGAACATGTGCACATTATGTAAGATAAAGTGAGAATCAGAATATAAAAAAAACCAATGTTCGGATTCATTACAGGATTAGTAGGGGATTACTTGAAGAGTCTCACCCaaataatctttaaaaaaaaataatatgacataaatatataataaataaaaatataatcatataaatgacaTGAGGATATAAGAGTTAAGAATTTTTATTATATAGTGATAACCTTATCATTTTAGATAATagcataaaatattttaagaataaaaaagatTGTACTCGCATCCCTCGTATGCGGATGCAACCGGATACGGAGAGAATACTAAGATCGTCGATTCACTGATCACGCGTGTTCAGATTTTTATATCTATTTTTGGATAAGAATTATGGCGGGCGAGGCGTTGTACTCGAACGACTGCCAGCCATTCAATTCTACTCAACCAAGTCCACATCACGTCCTCTTCCCGTCCTTATCCTTTTCACTAGAAGCAGACCGGTCACATGACTGGTTCAGCTTTTGCCACGCGGCACAATTTCGACCATGTTTTCTTCTTCTGCCGTGTTCTATGGCGGCCACTTGTCTGCGTCCATCAGTATGTAGTATTTATAACCGCCATCTCCCCCCGCATCGATGGAAGCAGCAGTTCCTCTCATGGCATCTGCAACGGACTACGAAGTCGCTGCCTCGCAGCAACAGAGTGAAATATTTCTCATCCTTTCTCTCATCACCGTCGTCTCTTCTGCCGTCTTCTTATTGAGATGGACGAGGAGACAAGGCAGGCCACCCCTGCCCCCGGGACCCGTCGGCCTGCCGCTCCTCGGCAGCCTTCTCTCCCTCGAACCCGACCTGCATCGCTACTTCGCCCGCCTCGCCCGCGCCTACGGCCCCGACTTCAGCCTCCGTCTCGGGACCAGGCTCTACGTCGTCCTCTCCTCTCCGGCTGCCGTCCGGGAGGTGCTCAAGGACCACGATGTCATCTTCGCCAACCGTGATCCCCCGGCCTCCACCACCGTCATCCCCAGAGCACAGCATTGTTTGCTCTGGAGCCCCCATGGCACTCTCTGGAGCACGCTCCGCAAGGTGACCGTGCGGGAGTTCATCAGCACCAGCGGCAACGAGGCGGTCCGCTCGCTGCGGCTGCGCGAGGTGCGGCGTGCCATCGCTCGCCTTCGTGCCCGCGAGGGGGAGCCGGTGGAGGTGTGGGAGCTGGTCTTCTCGACGGCACTCAACGTGTTGACGAGCATGCTGTGGGGGGGGCTGTCGGAAGACGTCGATGTGTCAATGAAGTTCCGGGCGGTGGTGGAGGGAGTCGTCGAGTTGCTGGGGGCGCCCAATGTGTCGGACTTCTTTCCGGCGCTGGCGGCGCTGGATTTGCAGGGGATGGGGAGACGGATGAAGCGGTTGTGGGATCGTTACGATGTGCTCTGGAAAAAGTTTGTGGAGGAGAGTGGGAGAAGGGGTGAAGAGGATGAGGGAAAGGGTGGTAAGGCCTTCTTGCAGGTGATGGTGGAGGTTTTAGAGAGAAGAGATCAGAAGGATCCACTCACCAAGGATCATGTCAGGGCACTGTTTATGGTAATGTTCCATCTTTCCACACCTGCAACTATTGGAAACACAAATATTAAAGCATCTTCCTTGATGATCAACATAGTGtggcttttttcttttttctttttttgctgagtcaatttttattattatgttaGCTCAAAATGTTAAAGTTAAAATTAATACTAATATATTTATTAGatccttaaaaaaaattaagtatgcaagatAAATCTTCGTCGTGAAGAGCATGAATGATGTAGCTGAAGGGAAGTAATTTTCTTGAAATATATACCTGTTTCTACGAACAAATGCATGGTTGATATCAATTAACTGAATCCACAGGAACTCATACTTGGTGGGACGGACACCACTTCGACTACGATAGAGTGGGCGATGGCGGAACTGATGCGCAACCCTGACATCATGAGGAAGATCCAAGACGAGCTCGGCGCAGTGGTGGGGAAGGAAAGAGCAGTGGAAGAGTCGGACGTGCCCAAGCTGGAGTACCTTCGTGCAGTCACGAAAGAGACACTCCGGTTACACCCAGTGGTTCCGCTCCTCCTTCCTCGCTCGCCGAGCTCACCTTGCACCGTGGGCGGATACACCATTCCCAAGGGCTCCAAGGTCTTCGTAAACGTTTGGATGATTCAAAGAGACGCCGCCATTTGGGGGGAGGATGCTGTGGAGTTCAGGCCGGAGAGGTTTCTGACAGCTGCGGATGACAAGTACGAGTTCCGTGGCACTAACTTCGCTTATCTGCCATTTGGATCAGGGAGGAGGATGTGTGCTGGGATCTCTCTAGCAGAAAAGATGGTGACGCACATGTTGGCTTCCTTCCTGCATTCCTTTCGCTGGAAACTTCCAGAGGGGGAGAAGCTTGAGCTCGGTGAGAGGTATGGACTTGTAATGAGGAAGGCTGAACCACTTGTTCTTGTTCCAACCGCGAGATTTGATGATCCAGATCTCTAAGTTAACTCAAAGTGAGAAATATTCCATGGCTTGGAATATTCAGCGTTCGATGGCACATAAAATATTGTGTCTCAGTCATTGAAATATTTTGGCTGTTGTCATGTGATCCCTTGCAAACATCTCAATTATTGTCATGGGTCAATCTGGTTACttcgatattaaaaaaaaatttcttaaaagGTACAATATGTAACCATCTCAATATTTCACTTTTAACGCTTATACCTGACTACAATACGTAGCCATCTCAATATCTCACTTTTAACGTAGATAAGTTTTATACAAGGGGAGACAATCCTGAATAGCCTACTTTGTATTTTTATCCACATGAGCAAATCCTTCCACATAGCTTTCACATGGTGCTTATATACCAAATGATAGTTGCCCGctaatatattttatatcatttGTCCCTTCCTTCGGTGTGCTTCAGAACTTTTGTTAAAAGGAGGCTCAGAGTATGACATTTAATTCATTCAACAGACTCATTGCCATCCTACCTCTTCGTGGTGTCAAAATGACACACGTTAGTTGGGAAGAGGTTGGGTTTTCCCGACTCACATGTCTTGGGCACATTTCGCCTTGTGCTATCGTGACAAATTTCCCTTGGTTCGAATTGGATTTTCCTAACTCATACGTCTTGAGCAGTTGTGTCTTATGCTTCTGTCATAGCGGATTTATTTTGGCATAGGTCGAGTTTTTTTAACACATGCCTCGGGACACCTTTGTTGTGGTGGATTTCTTTTAGCACAGGTCAGGCTTTTCCAACTCACACGCTTTAGACGTATTTTATCCTGCTCTACTGTGGTAGATTTCTCTTAGCGTGAGTCGGATTTTCTCGACTCACATGCCTTGGGCATGTTTTTCCCTATACTTTTGTTATAGCGGATTTCTCTTGGCATGGGCCGGGTCTTCTTGATTCACATGACTTAGATATATCTCGCCCtactgtcacagacttagttttGTCCAGGATACTACACCTCTACTATGAAGGATTTTTGTTAGTGTGGATCATATTTTCCTAACTCACATACCTCGGGTATGTTTTGCCTTATGATTCTATCATAGCAAATTTCTCTTGGCATGGGTCGGGTTTTTTTTAACTCCCATGCCTCGGACACATTTTTCGTCGCGCTTTCATCGTGAAGGATTTTTTTTTAGCATGGGTTGGGCTTTCTCCACTTACACACCTCGGGCATATTTTGCCCTGTGCCTTCACCGTGATAGATTTCTCTTGGAGCGGGTTAGGTTTTCCCGACTTACACCCCTCGAACACATTTTGCCTTGTACTTTTGCTATATTAGATTTCTATTGGCACGAGTCTGGTTTTCCTAACTCACATGCCTCAAGCATAATTTACTCTATGCCTCCACCGTGGTGGATTTCTCTTAATGCAAATCGTATTTTTCCAACTCAAATGTCTCTAGCATATTTCGCCCTATGCCTTTGCCATGATAAATTTCTCTTTGTGGCAGATTTTTCTTGATATGGGTTGGGTTTTCCTAACTTACACTTTGAGCATATTTTACTATGTCTTCACTATGGCATATTTCTCTTGGAGCGAGTTAGGTTTTTCTGATTCACATGCCTCGATCATGTTTTATCCCGCGCTTCCATTGTAGTAAATTTCTCTCAACATTGGTCGGGTTTTCTTGACTCGCATACCTTGGGCACATTTTCTCTTACATTGCCATGGCAAATTTTTCTTAACTTAGGTCTAGTTTTTCTAACTCATACACATTGGGCTTTTTTTGCTATATGCTTCCCTCGTAGCGGATTTCTCTTGGTATAAGTCAGATTTTTTTGACACATACCTCAGGCATATTTTGCCCTGTGCTTTCGCTATAGTTGATTTCTCTTAGCGTGGATTATATTTTCTAGACTTATATATCTCAAGCACATTTTGCCCTGTGCCTCTATCGTGATAGATTTCTCTTTGTGCAAGTCGAGTTTTCCCGACTTACATATCTCAAGCATATttagttgaatctcgtattttgatgatgaaaccacttgatatgtgtttataatttaaacttcattttgagtgatgcaggtctacttgatcaagattagacagttaacgcatgaggaattgacgttgcgccggaggagatcacatcaagatattggacggcagaaggcttcggacgtcgggcatcgggccaaggagagtgaaattgcaccaaggatatcggggttacggaggtcaaccaccgattgggtaacaagccgcaagagaggacgatgcaccgaagaatcggacgaattgccaaccaatgacatgccaggcaacagaatgtcaattcgcgttgtaataattgcctagatcggagtagagttttagcttgtgtgtgcaggattaactacgataacgatgaagacataaagtaaaacaaagtgtcagagtcaagcacgaaggattcattgcgagttcgagagttcaacggaagtccgaaggttcgtcgggaatgctgtcggaactagccgagaatgagtagggagcttgccgaagggtttttcggaagcttgccggaaggtttgttggaagttcgcggagctcgccgagaaagatcggagcttgccgaagaagctcgttggaactcgtcaagatcaaatcgtgaagtctaggagcttgctgggagtccacagaatggtttccgagagtttatcggaaaaccgtcggaagttcgccggaagctcgtcggaagctcgtcggaagaagtattgacttacggactttgtaatagcttagaaaatgtctttaaattcatagttagcatgttacttagggttaggattaggtgttaatcctataaaccaagtaggggccaattgggctctagttcggactggtttgggccaattttggagcccaaccattaagctgaaatagtgtaggcggtggcaccgcctagcacccgagagctgggcggtggcaccgcttggctgggcgatggcatcgccagcatcgggaaccaaagagaattcaaattttggagctcaaatttgaatcctcttgaggcctataaataccactcaaatctcagctgagacaacaaccttttgaaaagcaatagtttgagttaagagccttagaatagtctttgcaagccttgtttttcatattgcttaagtgttcacctcctcccatcttgttgaaaagaattgtaagagtgtgaaccacttgtaaaggttgtaagaggggtattagtccttcccctacaagaaatttgctagtggaagttggaagcctcctcaaagaaggcttcgcaagtggatgtaggtcattttgaccgaaccactttaaaaactgctgcgttatctggtttgcatcctactcttgccatttacatactgcaaacttctctacttagttactacgcttccatacgtttctaagttatcaagcttctaaaatcggtttccattgatattgcttttcatcgtacgaaagatttatcaaaaccgaagttttaatccgctgcactaattcaccccccctcttagtgccgctccgatcctaacaattggtatcagagcccggtatttcttatttcggatttacacccttgagaaatgactcttcatggctttcaagagggcttatcggttgttcgtccaccgttgtttaacggattggactacacttattggaaaactcgaatgagagttttcttgatttctatgaatttggatttatggaatattgttgaaaacggttttcaacttccctctaaactaatgaacgaatggtcggatttggagaagaagtattttctttaaatgcaaaggctatgaatgccttattttgtgctttggacaaaactgagttcaatcggatttcaacgtgcgaaacggcttttgatatttggcgaacacttgaaatcacgcacgagggaactagtagagtcaaagactcgaaagttaacattttattgcatgattttgagctttttcgaatgcaaccaagcgagactataagcgacatgtacacccgtttcacggatgtcgtcaataatctaagtgttcttggtaaatctttttcgaattttgatctcgtgagcaaaatcttaagatcccttccaaaaaggtgggatcctaaaataactgcaatacaagaaacaaaagattttaatatttttccacttgaagaacaaattggttcattgatgacatatgaaatggttcacaatacacatgatgaacaaaatcaccttccaaagaataggaaggatttggaactccggacaaatgaataccacttgagcgatgactcaagtgatgaggataatgttgaacttgaacttcgaacactaaatcttaataagtttattaaacaaaaatctaaaataaacaatgaacatgaacggaggaagaggccaaagaagagaaaggcaaccaaggatgaatcagaaacttccaaaggcgaaacgacgaattgggctttgacgggc
This genomic stretch from Musa acuminata AAA Group cultivar baxijiao chromosome BXJ3-9, Cavendish_Baxijiao_AAA, whole genome shotgun sequence harbors:
- the LOC135649441 gene encoding flavonoid 3'-monooxygenase CYP75B137-like, encoding MEAAVPLMASATDYEVAASQQQSEIFLILSLITVVSSAVFLLRWTRRQGRPPLPPGPVGLPLLGSLLSLEPDLHRYFARLARAYGPDFSLRLGTRLYVVLSSPAAVREVLKDHDVIFANRDPPASTTVIPRAQHCLLWSPHGTLWSTLRKVTVREFISTSGNEAVRSLRLREVRRAIARLRAREGEPVEVWELVFSTALNVLTSMLWGGLSEDVDVSMKFRAVVEGVVELLGAPNVSDFFPALAALDLQGMGRRMKRLWDRYDVLWKKFVEESGRRGEEDEGKGGKAFLQVMVEVLERRDQKDPLTKDHVRALFMELILGGTDTTSTTIEWAMAELMRNPDIMRKIQDELGAVVGKERAVEESDVPKLEYLRAVTKETLRLHPVVPLLLPRSPSSPCTVGGYTIPKGSKVFVNVWMIQRDAAIWGEDAVEFRPERFLTAADDKYEFRGTNFAYLPFGSGRRMCAGISLAEKMVTHMLASFLHSFRWKLPEGEKLELGERYGLVMRKAEPLVLVPTARFDDPDL